From Onychostoma macrolepis isolate SWU-2019 chromosome 19, ASM1243209v1, whole genome shotgun sequence, a single genomic window includes:
- the pou2f2a gene encoding POU domain, class 2, transcription factor 2 isoform X4, translated as MFVPLPVPLVFQRTAPDFSAWRLKSPLPLRSGNSDIRMSKAVEDDKMGTELPVDSTDSERNSPEASDQTQPMKTSPFCLSPAPSNTKVKAEEAVEMTSVHAPPPPPAQPSLPHTQLMLAGSQLAGLAALLPAQQQLLLQQAQAQLLAAAVQQSNAAHAAHAAAAANQQQQTQQQQANQAAAQAQSQAKPEQAPPPLLSQPIQLTAQDIQQLLQLQQLVLMPGHHLQSPAQFLLPQAQAQQSQQGLLSTSNLIPLPQQSPGSLLTSPSRLGLQAQHHLDDRLWSLQREKSVESVVSSAPSSAPPMSSVPTVTAHAEEPSDLEELEQFARTFKQRRIKLGFTQGDVGMAMGKLYGNDFSQTTISRFEALNLSFKNMCKLKPLLEKWLSDAETMAIDNMLPSPSSLSSPLLGFEGLPGRRRKKRTSIETNVRIALERNFISNQKPTSEEILLMAEQLNMEKEVIRVWFCNRRQKEKRINPSSATPPLPNHPPTHKPPCYSPHMMSSQGLAQAATSLSTTAVSPTPSVACPLNPSGHAAMSSAPSSVTPPPLSTVSPTPPSLSSPGLNTGNTMMGVSTGMNQALISSNPLATMQALAASGGQMPISALEGSGQMFLGGAGGPGAGLRQSLFLNRPTLLPLARSAGMGLVGTPRASPPPGASGTSPDSCSVSPCSSPASFCSLGDASPPPLGGAMAE; from the exons ATATCAGGATGTCTAAAGCCGTCGAGGACGACAAGATGGGGACTGAGCTTCCAGTGGACAGTACAG ACTCTGAGAGGAACAGTCCAGAGGCCAGCGATCAG ACCCAGCCGATGAAAACAAGTCCTTTCTGCCTGTCTCCTGCACCCAGCAACacaaag GTGAAAGCCGAGGAGGCCGTTGAGATGACCAGTGTTCACgctcctccacctcctccagCTCAGCCGTCTCTGCCACACACACAACTCATGCTGGCGGGCAGTCAGCTCGCAGGG CTGGCCGCTCTCCTCCCTGCACAGCAGCAGCTGTTGTTGCAGCAGGCTCAAGCGCAGCTGTTAGCCGCAGCCGTGCAGCAGTCAAACGCTGCGCATGCCGCCCATGCAGCCGCGGCAGCCAATCAGCAGCAGCAGACGCAGCAGCAGCAGGCCAATCAGGCAGCAGCACAAGCCCAGTCTCAAGCCAAACCTGAACAAGCTCCGCCTCCACTTTTGTCACAGCCTATCCAGCTCACTGCCCAG GACATTCAGCAGTTGCTGCAGTTACAGCAGCTGGTCCTGATGCCCGGTCATCATCTACAGTCTCCAGCTCAGTTCCTGCTTCCTCAAGCCCAGGCTCAGCAGAGTCAGCAAG GTTTGCTCTCGACATCAAATTTGATTCCACTACCTCAGCAGAGCCCAGGGAGTCTCCTGACCTCCCCATCTAGACTGGGCCTTCAAGCACAG CATCATCTTGACGACAGGCTGTGGTCATTGCAGAGGGAGAAGAGCGTGGAGAGCGTTGTGAGCTCCGCCCCCTCCTCAGCCCCACCCATGAGCTCCGTTCCCACGGTGACAGCACACGCCGAGGAGCCCAGCGATCTGGAGGAGCTCGAACAGTTCGCCAGAACCTTCAAACAGAGGAGAATTAAACTGGGCTTcacacag GGGGACGTGGGTATGGCCATGGGTAAACTCTACGGCAATGACTTCAGTCAGACCACCATCTCACGCTTCGAGGCTCTCAACCTCAGCTTCAAGAACATGTGCAAGCTCAAGCCCTTGCTGGAGAAATGGCTGAGCGACGCAG AAACCATGGCGATAGACAACATGCTGCCGAGCCCCAGTTCGCTGTCCTCACCTCTGCTGGGCTTCGAAGGCTTGCCTGGACGCCGCCGAAAGAAACGCACCAGCATCGAGACCAACGTCCGCATAGCCCTGGAGCGCAACTTCATCTCG AACCAGAAGCCTACCTCTGAAGAAATCCTGCTGATGGCCGAGCAGCTCAACATGGAGAAAGAGGTCATCCGAGTCTGGTTCTGCAACCGGCGGCAGAAAGAGAAGCGTATAAACCCCAGCAGCGCCACTCCTCCTCTGCCCAATCATCCTCCGACGCACAAACCGCCCTGCTACAGCCCGCACATG ATGTCCAGTCAGGGACTGGCTCAGGCCGCTACCAGTCTCAGCACAACAG CCGTCAGTCCCACACCTTCTGTGGCCTGCCCTCTCAACCCCAGTGGACATGCAGCAATGAGCTCCGCCCCTTCCTCCGTGACTCCGCCTCCTCTCAGCACAGTCAGCCCCACTCCGCCCAGTCTCAGCAGCCCTGGCCTGAACACAGG GAACACAATGATGGGTGTAAGCACAGGAATGAACCAGGCCCTCATCAGCAGCAACCCTCTGGCCACAATGCAAG CCCTGGCTGCCAGTGGTGGCCAGATGCCCATTTCTGCTCTTGAGGGCAGCGGTCAAATGTTCCTGGGTGGAGCTGGAGGTCCAGGAGCTGGACTTCGTCAGTCCCTCTTCCTAAACCGCCCCACTTTACTGCCCCTGGCGAGGAGCGCAGGCATGGGTCTGGTCGGCACCCCCAGGGCTTCTCCGCCTCCTGGCGCCAGCGGCACAAGCCCAGACTCCTGCTCCGTCTCCCCCTGCTCAAGCCCCGCCTCCTTCTGCTCGTTAGGTGATGCCTCACCGCCCCCTCTGGGCGGAGCCATGGCTGAGTGA
- the pou2f2a gene encoding POU domain, class 2, transcription factor 2 isoform X2, producing the protein MFVPLPVPLVFQRTAPDFSAWRLKSPLPLRSGNSDIRMSKAVEDDKMGTELPVDSTDSERNSPEASDQTQPMKTSPFCLSPAPSNTKVKAEEAVEMTSVHAPPPPPAQPSLPHTQLMLAGSQLAGLAALLPAQQQLLLQQAQAQLLAAAVQQSNAAHAAHAAAAANQQQQTQQQQANQAAAQAQSQAKPEQAPPPLLSQPIQLTAQAFCHSLQDIQQLLQLQQLVLMPGHHLQSPAQFLLPQAQAQQSQQGLLSTSNLIPLPQQSPGSLLTSPSRLGLQAQHHLDDRLWSLQREKSVESVVSSAPSSAPPMSSVPTVTAHAEEPSDLEELEQFARTFKQRRIKLGFTQGDVGMAMGKLYGNDFSQTTISRFEALNLSFKNMCKLKPLLEKWLSDAETMAIDNMLPSPSSLSSPLLGFEGLPGRRRKKRTSIETNVRIALERNFISNQKPTSEEILLMAEQLNMEKEVIRVWFCNRRQKEKRINPSSATPPLPNHPPTHKPPCYSPHMMSSQGLAQAATSLSTTAVSPTPSVACPLNPSGHAAMSSAPSSVTPPPLSTVSPTPPSLSSPGLNTGNTMMGVSTGMNQALISSNPLATMQALAASGGQMPISALEGSGQMFLGGAGGPGAGLRQSLFLNRPTLLPLARSAGMGLVGTPRASPPPGASGTSPDSCSVSPCSSPASFCSLGDASPPPLGGAMAE; encoded by the exons ATATCAGGATGTCTAAAGCCGTCGAGGACGACAAGATGGGGACTGAGCTTCCAGTGGACAGTACAG ACTCTGAGAGGAACAGTCCAGAGGCCAGCGATCAG ACCCAGCCGATGAAAACAAGTCCTTTCTGCCTGTCTCCTGCACCCAGCAACacaaag GTGAAAGCCGAGGAGGCCGTTGAGATGACCAGTGTTCACgctcctccacctcctccagCTCAGCCGTCTCTGCCACACACACAACTCATGCTGGCGGGCAGTCAGCTCGCAGGG CTGGCCGCTCTCCTCCCTGCACAGCAGCAGCTGTTGTTGCAGCAGGCTCAAGCGCAGCTGTTAGCCGCAGCCGTGCAGCAGTCAAACGCTGCGCATGCCGCCCATGCAGCCGCGGCAGCCAATCAGCAGCAGCAGACGCAGCAGCAGCAGGCCAATCAGGCAGCAGCACAAGCCCAGTCTCAAGCCAAACCTGAACAAGCTCCGCCTCCACTTTTGTCACAGCCTATCCAGCTCACTGCCCAG GCTTTCTGTCATTCTCTGCAGGACATTCAGCAGTTGCTGCAGTTACAGCAGCTGGTCCTGATGCCCGGTCATCATCTACAGTCTCCAGCTCAGTTCCTGCTTCCTCAAGCCCAGGCTCAGCAGAGTCAGCAAG GTTTGCTCTCGACATCAAATTTGATTCCACTACCTCAGCAGAGCCCAGGGAGTCTCCTGACCTCCCCATCTAGACTGGGCCTTCAAGCACAG CATCATCTTGACGACAGGCTGTGGTCATTGCAGAGGGAGAAGAGCGTGGAGAGCGTTGTGAGCTCCGCCCCCTCCTCAGCCCCACCCATGAGCTCCGTTCCCACGGTGACAGCACACGCCGAGGAGCCCAGCGATCTGGAGGAGCTCGAACAGTTCGCCAGAACCTTCAAACAGAGGAGAATTAAACTGGGCTTcacacag GGGGACGTGGGTATGGCCATGGGTAAACTCTACGGCAATGACTTCAGTCAGACCACCATCTCACGCTTCGAGGCTCTCAACCTCAGCTTCAAGAACATGTGCAAGCTCAAGCCCTTGCTGGAGAAATGGCTGAGCGACGCAG AAACCATGGCGATAGACAACATGCTGCCGAGCCCCAGTTCGCTGTCCTCACCTCTGCTGGGCTTCGAAGGCTTGCCTGGACGCCGCCGAAAGAAACGCACCAGCATCGAGACCAACGTCCGCATAGCCCTGGAGCGCAACTTCATCTCG AACCAGAAGCCTACCTCTGAAGAAATCCTGCTGATGGCCGAGCAGCTCAACATGGAGAAAGAGGTCATCCGAGTCTGGTTCTGCAACCGGCGGCAGAAAGAGAAGCGTATAAACCCCAGCAGCGCCACTCCTCCTCTGCCCAATCATCCTCCGACGCACAAACCGCCCTGCTACAGCCCGCACATG ATGTCCAGTCAGGGACTGGCTCAGGCCGCTACCAGTCTCAGCACAACAG CCGTCAGTCCCACACCTTCTGTGGCCTGCCCTCTCAACCCCAGTGGACATGCAGCAATGAGCTCCGCCCCTTCCTCCGTGACTCCGCCTCCTCTCAGCACAGTCAGCCCCACTCCGCCCAGTCTCAGCAGCCCTGGCCTGAACACAGG GAACACAATGATGGGTGTAAGCACAGGAATGAACCAGGCCCTCATCAGCAGCAACCCTCTGGCCACAATGCAAG CCCTGGCTGCCAGTGGTGGCCAGATGCCCATTTCTGCTCTTGAGGGCAGCGGTCAAATGTTCCTGGGTGGAGCTGGAGGTCCAGGAGCTGGACTTCGTCAGTCCCTCTTCCTAAACCGCCCCACTTTACTGCCCCTGGCGAGGAGCGCAGGCATGGGTCTGGTCGGCACCCCCAGGGCTTCTCCGCCTCCTGGCGCCAGCGGCACAAGCCCAGACTCCTGCTCCGTCTCCCCCTGCTCAAGCCCCGCCTCCTTCTGCTCGTTAGGTGATGCCTCACCGCCCCCTCTGGGCGGAGCCATGGCTGAGTGA
- the pou2f2a gene encoding POU domain, class 2, transcription factor 2 isoform X7 translates to MSKAVEDDKMGTELPVDSTDSERNSPEASDQTQPMKTSPFCLSPAPSNTKVKAEEAVEMTSVHAPPPPPAQPSLPHTQLMLAGSQLAGLAALLPAQQQLLLQQAQAQLLAAAVQQSNAAHAAHAAAAANQQQQTQQQQANQAAAQAQSQAKPEQAPPPLLSQPIQLTAQAFCHSLQDIQQLLQLQQLVLMPGHHLQSPAQFLLPQAQAQQSQQGLLSTSNLIPLPQQSPGSLLTSPSRLGLQAQHHLDDRLWSLQREKSVESVVSSAPSSAPPMSSVPTVTAHAEEPSDLEELEQFARTFKQRRIKLGFTQGDVGMAMGKLYGNDFSQTTISRFEALNLSFKNMCKLKPLLEKWLSDAETMAIDNMLPSPSSLSSPLLGFEGLPGRRRKKRTSIETNVRIALERNFISNQKPTSEEILLMAEQLNMEKEVIRVWFCNRRQKEKRINPSSATPPLPNHPPTHKPPCYSPHMMSSQGLAQAATSLSTTAVSPTPSVACPLNPSGHAAMSSAPSSVTPPPLSTVSPTPPSLSSPGLNTGNTMMGVSTGMNQALISSNPLATMQALAASGGQMPISALEGSGQMFLGGAGGPGAGLRQSLFLNRPTLLPLARSAGMGLVGTPRASPPPGASGTSPDSCSVSPCSSPASFCSLGDASPPPLGGAMAE, encoded by the exons ATGTCTAAAGCCGTCGAGGACGACAAGATGGGGACTGAGCTTCCAGTGGACAGTACAG ACTCTGAGAGGAACAGTCCAGAGGCCAGCGATCAG ACCCAGCCGATGAAAACAAGTCCTTTCTGCCTGTCTCCTGCACCCAGCAACacaaag GTGAAAGCCGAGGAGGCCGTTGAGATGACCAGTGTTCACgctcctccacctcctccagCTCAGCCGTCTCTGCCACACACACAACTCATGCTGGCGGGCAGTCAGCTCGCAGGG CTGGCCGCTCTCCTCCCTGCACAGCAGCAGCTGTTGTTGCAGCAGGCTCAAGCGCAGCTGTTAGCCGCAGCCGTGCAGCAGTCAAACGCTGCGCATGCCGCCCATGCAGCCGCGGCAGCCAATCAGCAGCAGCAGACGCAGCAGCAGCAGGCCAATCAGGCAGCAGCACAAGCCCAGTCTCAAGCCAAACCTGAACAAGCTCCGCCTCCACTTTTGTCACAGCCTATCCAGCTCACTGCCCAG GCTTTCTGTCATTCTCTGCAGGACATTCAGCAGTTGCTGCAGTTACAGCAGCTGGTCCTGATGCCCGGTCATCATCTACAGTCTCCAGCTCAGTTCCTGCTTCCTCAAGCCCAGGCTCAGCAGAGTCAGCAAG GTTTGCTCTCGACATCAAATTTGATTCCACTACCTCAGCAGAGCCCAGGGAGTCTCCTGACCTCCCCATCTAGACTGGGCCTTCAAGCACAG CATCATCTTGACGACAGGCTGTGGTCATTGCAGAGGGAGAAGAGCGTGGAGAGCGTTGTGAGCTCCGCCCCCTCCTCAGCCCCACCCATGAGCTCCGTTCCCACGGTGACAGCACACGCCGAGGAGCCCAGCGATCTGGAGGAGCTCGAACAGTTCGCCAGAACCTTCAAACAGAGGAGAATTAAACTGGGCTTcacacag GGGGACGTGGGTATGGCCATGGGTAAACTCTACGGCAATGACTTCAGTCAGACCACCATCTCACGCTTCGAGGCTCTCAACCTCAGCTTCAAGAACATGTGCAAGCTCAAGCCCTTGCTGGAGAAATGGCTGAGCGACGCAG AAACCATGGCGATAGACAACATGCTGCCGAGCCCCAGTTCGCTGTCCTCACCTCTGCTGGGCTTCGAAGGCTTGCCTGGACGCCGCCGAAAGAAACGCACCAGCATCGAGACCAACGTCCGCATAGCCCTGGAGCGCAACTTCATCTCG AACCAGAAGCCTACCTCTGAAGAAATCCTGCTGATGGCCGAGCAGCTCAACATGGAGAAAGAGGTCATCCGAGTCTGGTTCTGCAACCGGCGGCAGAAAGAGAAGCGTATAAACCCCAGCAGCGCCACTCCTCCTCTGCCCAATCATCCTCCGACGCACAAACCGCCCTGCTACAGCCCGCACATG ATGTCCAGTCAGGGACTGGCTCAGGCCGCTACCAGTCTCAGCACAACAG CCGTCAGTCCCACACCTTCTGTGGCCTGCCCTCTCAACCCCAGTGGACATGCAGCAATGAGCTCCGCCCCTTCCTCCGTGACTCCGCCTCCTCTCAGCACAGTCAGCCCCACTCCGCCCAGTCTCAGCAGCCCTGGCCTGAACACAGG GAACACAATGATGGGTGTAAGCACAGGAATGAACCAGGCCCTCATCAGCAGCAACCCTCTGGCCACAATGCAAG CCCTGGCTGCCAGTGGTGGCCAGATGCCCATTTCTGCTCTTGAGGGCAGCGGTCAAATGTTCCTGGGTGGAGCTGGAGGTCCAGGAGCTGGACTTCGTCAGTCCCTCTTCCTAAACCGCCCCACTTTACTGCCCCTGGCGAGGAGCGCAGGCATGGGTCTGGTCGGCACCCCCAGGGCTTCTCCGCCTCCTGGCGCCAGCGGCACAAGCCCAGACTCCTGCTCCGTCTCCCCCTGCTCAAGCCCCGCCTCCTTCTGCTCGTTAGGTGATGCCTCACCGCCCCCTCTGGGCGGAGCCATGGCTGAGTGA
- the pou2f2a gene encoding POU domain, class 2, transcription factor 2 isoform X6: protein MFVPLPVPLVFQRTAPDFSAWRLKSPLPLRSGNSDIRMSKAVEDDKMGTELPVDSTDSERNSPEASDQTQPMKTSPFCLSPAPSNTKVKAEEAVEMTSVHAPPPPPAQPSLPHTQLMLAGSQLAGLAALLPAQQQLLLQQAQAQLLAAAVQQSNAAHAAHAAAAANQQQQTQQQQANQAAAQAQSQAKPEQAPPPLLSQPIQLTAQDIQQLLQLQQLVLMPGHHLQSPAQFLLPQAQAQQSQQGLLSTSNLIPLPQQSPGSLLTSPSRLGLQAQREKSVESVVSSAPSSAPPMSSVPTVTAHAEEPSDLEELEQFARTFKQRRIKLGFTQGDVGMAMGKLYGNDFSQTTISRFEALNLSFKNMCKLKPLLEKWLSDAETMAIDNMLPSPSSLSSPLLGFEGLPGRRRKKRTSIETNVRIALERNFISNQKPTSEEILLMAEQLNMEKEVIRVWFCNRRQKEKRINPSSATPPLPNHPPTHKPPCYSPHMMSSQGLAQAATSLSTTAVSPTPSVACPLNPSGHAAMSSAPSSVTPPPLSTVSPTPPSLSSPGLNTGNTMMGVSTGMNQALISSNPLATMQALAASGGQMPISALEGSGQMFLGGAGGPGAGLRQSLFLNRPTLLPLARSAGMGLVGTPRASPPPGASGTSPDSCSVSPCSSPASFCSLGDASPPPLGGAMAE, encoded by the exons ATATCAGGATGTCTAAAGCCGTCGAGGACGACAAGATGGGGACTGAGCTTCCAGTGGACAGTACAG ACTCTGAGAGGAACAGTCCAGAGGCCAGCGATCAG ACCCAGCCGATGAAAACAAGTCCTTTCTGCCTGTCTCCTGCACCCAGCAACacaaag GTGAAAGCCGAGGAGGCCGTTGAGATGACCAGTGTTCACgctcctccacctcctccagCTCAGCCGTCTCTGCCACACACACAACTCATGCTGGCGGGCAGTCAGCTCGCAGGG CTGGCCGCTCTCCTCCCTGCACAGCAGCAGCTGTTGTTGCAGCAGGCTCAAGCGCAGCTGTTAGCCGCAGCCGTGCAGCAGTCAAACGCTGCGCATGCCGCCCATGCAGCCGCGGCAGCCAATCAGCAGCAGCAGACGCAGCAGCAGCAGGCCAATCAGGCAGCAGCACAAGCCCAGTCTCAAGCCAAACCTGAACAAGCTCCGCCTCCACTTTTGTCACAGCCTATCCAGCTCACTGCCCAG GACATTCAGCAGTTGCTGCAGTTACAGCAGCTGGTCCTGATGCCCGGTCATCATCTACAGTCTCCAGCTCAGTTCCTGCTTCCTCAAGCCCAGGCTCAGCAGAGTCAGCAAG GTTTGCTCTCGACATCAAATTTGATTCCACTACCTCAGCAGAGCCCAGGGAGTCTCCTGACCTCCCCATCTAGACTGGGCCTTCAAGCACAG AGGGAGAAGAGCGTGGAGAGCGTTGTGAGCTCCGCCCCCTCCTCAGCCCCACCCATGAGCTCCGTTCCCACGGTGACAGCACACGCCGAGGAGCCCAGCGATCTGGAGGAGCTCGAACAGTTCGCCAGAACCTTCAAACAGAGGAGAATTAAACTGGGCTTcacacag GGGGACGTGGGTATGGCCATGGGTAAACTCTACGGCAATGACTTCAGTCAGACCACCATCTCACGCTTCGAGGCTCTCAACCTCAGCTTCAAGAACATGTGCAAGCTCAAGCCCTTGCTGGAGAAATGGCTGAGCGACGCAG AAACCATGGCGATAGACAACATGCTGCCGAGCCCCAGTTCGCTGTCCTCACCTCTGCTGGGCTTCGAAGGCTTGCCTGGACGCCGCCGAAAGAAACGCACCAGCATCGAGACCAACGTCCGCATAGCCCTGGAGCGCAACTTCATCTCG AACCAGAAGCCTACCTCTGAAGAAATCCTGCTGATGGCCGAGCAGCTCAACATGGAGAAAGAGGTCATCCGAGTCTGGTTCTGCAACCGGCGGCAGAAAGAGAAGCGTATAAACCCCAGCAGCGCCACTCCTCCTCTGCCCAATCATCCTCCGACGCACAAACCGCCCTGCTACAGCCCGCACATG ATGTCCAGTCAGGGACTGGCTCAGGCCGCTACCAGTCTCAGCACAACAG CCGTCAGTCCCACACCTTCTGTGGCCTGCCCTCTCAACCCCAGTGGACATGCAGCAATGAGCTCCGCCCCTTCCTCCGTGACTCCGCCTCCTCTCAGCACAGTCAGCCCCACTCCGCCCAGTCTCAGCAGCCCTGGCCTGAACACAGG GAACACAATGATGGGTGTAAGCACAGGAATGAACCAGGCCCTCATCAGCAGCAACCCTCTGGCCACAATGCAAG CCCTGGCTGCCAGTGGTGGCCAGATGCCCATTTCTGCTCTTGAGGGCAGCGGTCAAATGTTCCTGGGTGGAGCTGGAGGTCCAGGAGCTGGACTTCGTCAGTCCCTCTTCCTAAACCGCCCCACTTTACTGCCCCTGGCGAGGAGCGCAGGCATGGGTCTGGTCGGCACCCCCAGGGCTTCTCCGCCTCCTGGCGCCAGCGGCACAAGCCCAGACTCCTGCTCCGTCTCCCCCTGCTCAAGCCCCGCCTCCTTCTGCTCGTTAGGTGATGCCTCACCGCCCCCTCTGGGCGGAGCCATGGCTGAGTGA
- the pou2f2a gene encoding POU domain, class 2, transcription factor 2 isoform X3 — protein sequence MFVPLPVPLVFQRTAPDFSAWRLKSPLPLRSGNSVDIRMSKAVEDDKMGTELPVDSTDSERNSPEASDQTQPMKTSPFCLSPAPSNTKVKAEEAVEMTSVHAPPPPPAQPSLPHTQLMLAGSQLAGLAALLPAQQQLLLQQAQAQLLAAAVQQSNAAHAAHAAAAANQQQQTQQQQANQAAAQAQSQAKPEQAPPPLLSQPIQLTAQDIQQLLQLQQLVLMPGHHLQSPAQFLLPQAQAQQSQQGLLSTSNLIPLPQQSPGSLLTSPSRLGLQAQHHLDDRLWSLQREKSVESVVSSAPSSAPPMSSVPTVTAHAEEPSDLEELEQFARTFKQRRIKLGFTQGDVGMAMGKLYGNDFSQTTISRFEALNLSFKNMCKLKPLLEKWLSDAETMAIDNMLPSPSSLSSPLLGFEGLPGRRRKKRTSIETNVRIALERNFISNQKPTSEEILLMAEQLNMEKEVIRVWFCNRRQKEKRINPSSATPPLPNHPPTHKPPCYSPHMMSSQGLAQAATSLSTTAVSPTPSVACPLNPSGHAAMSSAPSSVTPPPLSTVSPTPPSLSSPGLNTGNTMMGVSTGMNQALISSNPLATMQALAASGGQMPISALEGSGQMFLGGAGGPGAGLRQSLFLNRPTLLPLARSAGMGLVGTPRASPPPGASGTSPDSCSVSPCSSPASFCSLGDASPPPLGGAMAE from the exons tAGATATCAGGATGTCTAAAGCCGTCGAGGACGACAAGATGGGGACTGAGCTTCCAGTGGACAGTACAG ACTCTGAGAGGAACAGTCCAGAGGCCAGCGATCAG ACCCAGCCGATGAAAACAAGTCCTTTCTGCCTGTCTCCTGCACCCAGCAACacaaag GTGAAAGCCGAGGAGGCCGTTGAGATGACCAGTGTTCACgctcctccacctcctccagCTCAGCCGTCTCTGCCACACACACAACTCATGCTGGCGGGCAGTCAGCTCGCAGGG CTGGCCGCTCTCCTCCCTGCACAGCAGCAGCTGTTGTTGCAGCAGGCTCAAGCGCAGCTGTTAGCCGCAGCCGTGCAGCAGTCAAACGCTGCGCATGCCGCCCATGCAGCCGCGGCAGCCAATCAGCAGCAGCAGACGCAGCAGCAGCAGGCCAATCAGGCAGCAGCACAAGCCCAGTCTCAAGCCAAACCTGAACAAGCTCCGCCTCCACTTTTGTCACAGCCTATCCAGCTCACTGCCCAG GACATTCAGCAGTTGCTGCAGTTACAGCAGCTGGTCCTGATGCCCGGTCATCATCTACAGTCTCCAGCTCAGTTCCTGCTTCCTCAAGCCCAGGCTCAGCAGAGTCAGCAAG GTTTGCTCTCGACATCAAATTTGATTCCACTACCTCAGCAGAGCCCAGGGAGTCTCCTGACCTCCCCATCTAGACTGGGCCTTCAAGCACAG CATCATCTTGACGACAGGCTGTGGTCATTGCAGAGGGAGAAGAGCGTGGAGAGCGTTGTGAGCTCCGCCCCCTCCTCAGCCCCACCCATGAGCTCCGTTCCCACGGTGACAGCACACGCCGAGGAGCCCAGCGATCTGGAGGAGCTCGAACAGTTCGCCAGAACCTTCAAACAGAGGAGAATTAAACTGGGCTTcacacag GGGGACGTGGGTATGGCCATGGGTAAACTCTACGGCAATGACTTCAGTCAGACCACCATCTCACGCTTCGAGGCTCTCAACCTCAGCTTCAAGAACATGTGCAAGCTCAAGCCCTTGCTGGAGAAATGGCTGAGCGACGCAG AAACCATGGCGATAGACAACATGCTGCCGAGCCCCAGTTCGCTGTCCTCACCTCTGCTGGGCTTCGAAGGCTTGCCTGGACGCCGCCGAAAGAAACGCACCAGCATCGAGACCAACGTCCGCATAGCCCTGGAGCGCAACTTCATCTCG AACCAGAAGCCTACCTCTGAAGAAATCCTGCTGATGGCCGAGCAGCTCAACATGGAGAAAGAGGTCATCCGAGTCTGGTTCTGCAACCGGCGGCAGAAAGAGAAGCGTATAAACCCCAGCAGCGCCACTCCTCCTCTGCCCAATCATCCTCCGACGCACAAACCGCCCTGCTACAGCCCGCACATG ATGTCCAGTCAGGGACTGGCTCAGGCCGCTACCAGTCTCAGCACAACAG CCGTCAGTCCCACACCTTCTGTGGCCTGCCCTCTCAACCCCAGTGGACATGCAGCAATGAGCTCCGCCCCTTCCTCCGTGACTCCGCCTCCTCTCAGCACAGTCAGCCCCACTCCGCCCAGTCTCAGCAGCCCTGGCCTGAACACAGG GAACACAATGATGGGTGTAAGCACAGGAATGAACCAGGCCCTCATCAGCAGCAACCCTCTGGCCACAATGCAAG CCCTGGCTGCCAGTGGTGGCCAGATGCCCATTTCTGCTCTTGAGGGCAGCGGTCAAATGTTCCTGGGTGGAGCTGGAGGTCCAGGAGCTGGACTTCGTCAGTCCCTCTTCCTAAACCGCCCCACTTTACTGCCCCTGGCGAGGAGCGCAGGCATGGGTCTGGTCGGCACCCCCAGGGCTTCTCCGCCTCCTGGCGCCAGCGGCACAAGCCCAGACTCCTGCTCCGTCTCCCCCTGCTCAAGCCCCGCCTCCTTCTGCTCGTTAGGTGATGCCTCACCGCCCCCTCTGGGCGGAGCCATGGCTGAGTGA